The genomic region GGGGCAGGGTGAAGCGGCGTTGGCGTAGATAGGCGAGGTTCTTCGGCTCGTCGACCGGGAAGGGAACCGAAGGCAACCCGAGATGGTCCACGAGGTCGGCCACGACCGGATGGCTGCTCAGGTAGCGCATGCCACCCAGCTCGGCGTGCATATGGGGCATGCCGGGCGGCGTTACCGAGAAGAGGCGGCCTCCGACGCGCCCGCTGCTCTCGAACAGGCTGACTGCGAGGGGACCGCGGCGACGTCGCCGAAGGTCCTCCAGCATGCTGCTGCCTTCGGATTCCGGCCCGAGCAGTCGCCAGGCGGCGTACGCCCCGGACACTCCGGCGCCGATGACCGCAACGTCGATCACGCCGTCCCCCGACTGCGTCGGCGCCTCCGTCGCCCCGTCGAGCGCCTCATTCCGCGTGAACGTAGCGCGACGCGTTGGTTCGCCCATCTCCGGCAGCCTCCCAGCTCACTGTCCTCGGTACGCCACCTGCTGTGGCCATCGGACTCCCATAACGTAACCATGCGGACATTTCTCGACCTGTTGTCGAGGGCGAACGGGCGAGTGCAACCTGAGTGGACCGCTCCGGGTGCGCCGACTTCACTGGAGGCTTAGCGTGGTGATCCGCATTGCGGTGCTTTTCCGGCGATATCCATCGATGCCGGCACTGGAGTAAACATGTTGCTAGCGTCAAGCCTCGGAGGTTACTTCCACTGGGAGTTGCTCCTGGCGGCTGTTTTCGGCTTCGTCGGAAGCTGCGCTTTTCTTGGTGCACTCTTTCTCGGATTCCTCGGAGAGCAGACCGCAACGCGGATACGCGCGGGCTTCGAGAAATTGGACCTCCGCCCCAAGGGTGAGCCGGCGACAACACGCTTGAGTCCTTCCAAGATCTGCTCATTCATGCTGCTTGGAGCTGCACTGGCCGTGATCTTCCAGTTTCCGTACGGCACTCAGTTCGCCTATCTTCAAGCGCTCATCGTGGGCGTCGCGTGGCCCACACTGATAGGACAGATCATGCGCCAGGCGGAGAGCGAGAAGATCTTGGGGCTTGCCGACCAGGTGCAAAACCCTGCGGGATCTTCCACCAGCTCCCCTGCCGGGCAACCCGCCGCGAATGGGCCGAGGTGATGGGGAGGGCAATGGTGGTCGCCTACAAAGACGTCGCCCGCCTGCCGGTCGAGCAACTGCTCTCCACCACCGACGCACCCTGCGTGGTCACGCCACAGACCAGCGTCGCCGACGTACTCGCGGGCCTTGCGGCACGGCGCCATGACATTGCCCTCGTGAAGAGAAGTGCAACGGACTTCAGATTTGTAAGCCGTGAGCGGCTGCGTGGGGCTGCTGAAGCTGCAGAAGCTTCTGGGGGCGACGCGCGCAATATTCTGGTTGACGGCGTCATCGGCGACGAAAAATCCGTCGAGGTATTCACGGTACCCGCAACCGTGACGCTTGAACGTCTGACCGAGCGGGGCACTCCGAACGAGATACTGATAGTTACCGACCCGAAAAGCGGCGAGCCTCAAGCAGTGATCGATCGCACGCAACTGGCCGGCCGTATTCGACGGCTGGTTTCCTGACAGGTCCAGTGCCTGCATCTCGTCTTGCCGTCATTCATCCCCTGCGACGTCCGCTCCGACGTCAGCGCCGGCCGGGCGGGGCCGGTGCCCCCCACTCGCCTGCCCCAGGGGCAGGGCCAACCCCTTGCGCCGCCGCACCCGAAAAACGCGCGGCTGATGCGGCACGCTGCCGCGCGGCTGATCGGAAGTTCATCGCGGCACGCCTTCACGCCGCTGCCCACGTGACATTGCGCGCCGCCCGGCTCATCCTCGTAAGTAGGCGGAGCCGCTGCGGTTTCAACGTCCCCGCCGCCAATGAGCGAGATCGATGCCGGTCCCGCCCACGGCCGTACCGGCGCCTCCAACCGGCCGAATACCGGCCCGGCGTATGCGTTCTCGCTGGTAGGGGCGCTGACTGCGCCCTTCCATGGGGAGTGCGCGATGGGCGAGGACTGGGACGTAACGCCGTGATCAAGGAGATGGCACACACCGGACGGCCCTCTGCCGACGTGCAGCAGCGCGGCGACACTGGACACGAGCCGACCCCTCAACCCTTGGTCTCTGATCACCCTGGGTAGTCGCTGCGGAAATACCCGCTGAGCGTTCCGTTCGGCAGGTCGAAGGGTGGTAGCGATGGACGCACCAGCTCCGGGGTTGGGCGAGCGGCCTGAGGACCCGTTCGCGCTGCACAACTCGGCCTCGGCGGTACTGGACGACCAAGGCAGAATCGTCGGCTGGAGCGAGCGCGCACAGGAGCACCTCGGCTACCTGCCCGATGAGGTGCTGGGCCGCATGGCGGTCGAATTTCTGTGCGACTCCCGTGATCGTGAGGCGGTCCTGGACGCAGCGGCCGCGTGCCAGCGCGACCGGGGCTGGTCCGGTGTCCTGCCCGTCCTGCACCGCAGCGGGCGACGGGTGGAGCTGGGCTTCCGCGCCCGCGCTGTCATCCGCGCCGGCTCGGCCCGCGAGTGGTTCCTCGTCGTCGCCCCGGCGGAGGAGGTACTCCAGTGGGAGACGGATCGGTCGGTCTTGGACGGCATGTTCCGGCGCTCCCCGATCGGTCTGTCCGTCCACGCCCCCGATCTGAGCATCCTGCGGATCAACCGGGCGCTGGCCCGGTTCACGCAACTTAGCGCGGCGGAGATCCGGGGCCGACGCGCCGGCGACTTCCTGATCGGTCCGGACCTGGAGGTCTTCGAGAGCCGGCTGCGGCGGGTGCTGGAGACGGGCGAACCCCTGATCTTCACCGAGCAGCCCTGTCGTCTGAGGAGTGACCCCGGCCACGAGCGGGTGGTGTCGGTGTCGGCGTTCCGGATGCAGGATCCCGCCGGCGGGATCCTCGGAGTCACCCAATTGGTGGAGGACGTCACCGACCGCTACCGGGCCCGGCGGCGGCTTGCCCTGCTCAACCGGGCGAGCGCCCGCATCGGGACCACACTGGACCTCGGCCAGACCACCTGGGAGCTGGCCGATGTCGCCGTCCCCGTCCTCGCCGACGCCGTCTCGGTGGATCTGCTGGAGCCGGTGGCCCGCGGTGAGGAGACCGACGTGGAGGCGAGCGGACTGGTCCGCAGGATGGCCGTCCAGTCGGTCATGGCAGAGGCGCTGCAGGTGATGTACCCCGCCGGAGAGGTCTTCCGCTTCGACTCCCGCACCTCGCAGGCCAGGTGCCTCGCCGAGCGGCAGCCCATCCTGGAACCCGTGCTTCAGAGCAGCCCCGGCTGGTACTTCCAGGATTCGGAGCGCACACAGCGCGCCTTCGGCCTGGGCGCTCACTCACTGATCGTCGTACCGCTGACGGCCCGCGGCCTGCTCCTCGGCCTGCTCAGCCTGTGGCGGGCCAGGCGGCCCGAACCTTTCGAGGAGGACGACCTCACGCTCGCGGAGGAGTTCGCCGCGCGCGCCGCCCTCTGCATCGACAACGCCCGCCGCTACACCCAGCAGCATCTGGCTGCACTGACATTGCAGCGCAGCCTGCTGCCGCGGGAACTGCCCGAACACAGCGCGGTCGAGGTCGCGCACCGCTATTTGCCGGCTGATGCCGCCACCGGCGTCGGCGGCGACTGGTTCGATGTCATCCCCCTCTCCGGAGCCCGTGTCGCCCTCGTCGTCGGTGATGTCGTCGGCCACGGTCTGCACGCTGCGGCCACCATGGGCCGCCTGCGCACAGCCGTGCACACGCTGGCCAGCCTCGACTACGCACCGGACGAGGTCCTCTCCCACCTGGATGACCTGGTCAACCGCCTGGCAGCCGAGCAGGAGCCTGCTGACGGACGCTCGCAGGGCCAGCAGATCGTCGGCGCGACGTGCCTCTACGCGGTGTACGACCCCATCTCCCAGCGCTGCACCCTGGCCCGCGCGGGCCACCTGCCCCCCGCCGTGGTGGCCTCCGACGGCACGGTGAGCCTGCCCGACCTTCCCGAGGGCCCACCGCTGGGCCTGGGCGGACTCCCGTTCGAGGCAGCCGAATTGGAACTCGCCGAGGGAAGCCTGCTGGCGCTGTACACGGACGGCCTCGTCGAAGGCCGTGGCCACGACCTCGACGAGGGGCTCAAGAGGCTGCGAGAAGCCCTCTCCCTGCCCGGCCGCTCGCTGGAGGAGACTTGCACGGCAGTGCAGGACGCCCTGCTGCCCGAGCACCCGCAAGATGACGTCGCGCTGCTCGTCGCCCGCACCCGCGTGCTCGCCCCGGAGCAGGTCGCCTCCTGGGAACTGCCCGCGGAGCCGACCGCCGCCGCCCGGGCACGGGAACTGACGGAGGCCACACTGACCAGGTGGGGCTTGGAAGAGGTGGCCTTCACCGCCGAACTGGTCGTCAGCGAACTGGTCACCAACGCCTACCGGTACGGCGGCGGCACGCCGCTGACCCTGCGGCTCATCCGCGACCGCAGCCTGATCTGCGAGGTCTCCGACAGCAGCAGCACCGCTCCGCACCTACGGCGGGCGCGCACCACCGATGAAGGCGGGCGCGGTCTGCTCCTGGTGGCCCAGCTCACCGAGCGGTGGGGCACCCGCTACACCCGGGACGGCAAGACCGTCTGGACGGAGCTTCCCCTGGCCACGGCATCGGAGGGGCACTTCGCGAATGCCGCGATGCCCGCGATCGATTGGTGACACCGGGGTACCTTCAGGGTCCGCGGAGGCGGCAGCCGAGGCCCCACCTGCCGCCGCAACCGCTGTCGTTCCGTGCGACACCGATGGCGCAGGCCAACAGGCACGGACGCCGCGTACCTCGTTACGTTGGCGGGAACACCCGCGACCAGCGGAAGGACTGGCACGAGGCACGTGGTGACTCAGATCGATTACCAGTCGTTGTTCGCGGCCACGCCAAGCCCGTATCTCGTGCTGGATCCCGACTTGATGATCGTCGATGTCAATGACGCCTACCTGAGGGCGACCGCGCGGAGCCGGCAGGAGCTGGTCGGGCAGTACCTGTTCGATGCCTTCCCGGACAATCCGGGGGACCCCAAAGCGGACGGGGTACGGAACCTGGGGGCCTCGCTGCACCGGGTCATGCGGTCGAAGGATCCGGACACGATGGCGGTGCAGAAGTACGACATCCCCGTTGTGTCCCAGCCGGGGATGTTCGAGGAGCGGTGGTGGTCCCCGATCAACACCCCCGTGTTCGGGCCGGACGGGGACGTTGCGTGGATCATCCACAGGGTGGAGGACGTGACCGAGTTCGTCCTCTCCCGCCCTGGACAGTCACGGCACGGCGCGCTCGGTAGGCGGGAGGCGATGGAAGCCGAGCTGTACGCCCGGGCACGGGAGCTGCAACGGCTGAACGAGGAGCTGCGCCAGGCGCATTCCCGGGAACGCCAGGTCGCCGTGACGCTGCAGGAGGCGATGTTGCACTCGCCCGACCTGGAGCGGCACCGGAACGTTGCGGTGCGATATCTGCCCGCGGTCGGCTCGCTGAACGTGTGCGGCGACTGGTACGACGTGGTCGACCTGCCCGGTGACTGTTTCGCTGTCGCGGTCGGCGACGTCGTCGGCCACGGCCTGGAGGCCGCTACCGTCATGGGTATGCTCCGCAGCGCACTGTCCGCTGCCGTCCGGGCCCTCCACGAGCCCGCCAGGTCGCTCGAAGTCCTCGGCCTGTACGCCCGGTCGGTCGAAGGGGCTCTGGCCACCACCGCCGTCAAGGCCGTGATCGACACCCGCCGCCGCCAGATCACCTACAGCAGCGCCGGCCATCCCCCGCCTCTCCTGCTGCACGCCGACGGCACGTGCGCGGTTCTGGACCAGGCGACGGACCCGCCCCTGGGTGCCCGCCCCGAACACGCCACCCGGCCCCAGGCCGCCCTTTCGTACGCTCCCGGCGACACCCTCGTGCTCTACACCGATGGGCTCATCGAACGTCGGGGCGAGGACATCGACGCCGGCCTGCACCGGTTGGCCGAGGCTCTGGCCGACTATGCCCGCCTCGATCCCGACGACCTCTCCGACGCCCTGCTGACCCGCCTCGAAGTGGCCCGCGGCGCCCACGACGACATCGCCTTGGTCGTCGTACGCCTATGACCCCGCGGAGCGCAGCCCACCGACTCGTTCACGGCCGCCACCGAGTCCGGCGGACCCGGTCGGCGACGGGTCACGCCGGGTCGTGCTCGCGGGCGCGGGACGCCCGCGATCGGGCGTCCCTCCGCGCCGCCAGGATGACGAGGGCGCCGGAGATCATGCCCACGAAGTACGGAGACGGCACCAGCAGGACGCCGCCGACGAAACACCACGCCGCGATGCCCCAGCCGATCCCTGCGGGCACGGCCACCCCGCGTCCCGCCAGATGCCGTATCAGGCAGCCCAAGAGGATCAAGGGCACGGCAAAGCTTCCCGGACCGGCCCAGAAGGCGACGTGGCTCTGAAGGGACTCCACCGTCGGGTCCGCGCCGTTGCCGCCCGCCAGTTCCAGCGGGACGGCTGCCCATACCCCTCGGTCCACCCAGCCGGTGACGTCCGCCCAGGAGAACACGGTCAGCAACACCAGGTGACCTGTGCCCAGCAGCAGCATGATGCCGCTCGCCCAGCGCAGCAGTCGCTTACCGGACTCCATCGTCAGCCCCGCCTTCTGTGTTGTGCCGTGCCACGCCTTGGCCTCTAGTTCTATACGCAACCGTATACTTCGATTTATACGGTAGCGCACATCAGCATTTCCCAACACCCCGCCAGAACAGGCGAGAAGACGCGGTCCGCGCATGGGCGCGCAACGGGTCGGCGGGCGGCCGGGGATCCGGAACCCGATCCCATCGACACCCGCGGCCAATGAGGCCCGCCCCGGGCGCCGCGGGGCTACCGTCAGCTCCATGGAGCGAACCCGAGCGGTCCTGATCGACATCGACGGCGTCCTCACCGTCTCCTGGAGGGCCCTGCCCGGGGCGGTGGCGGCCATGGAGCGACTGCGCGCCACCGGCCTCCACCTCGCGCTGGTCACCAACAACACTTCCCGGACCCGCGCCTCCATCGCGGCGCGCCTGTCCGAACTGGGCTTTCCCGTCGGCGCCGACGACGTTCTGACCGCGCCGGCCGCCACGGCCGCCTACCTGCGCGACCACTGCCCCGGCGCCCGCTGCCTGCTGCTCAACAGCGGCGACGTACGGGAGGACCTGACGGGTGTCACCCTCGTCGGCGAGGGAGAGGAGGCGGACGTGGTCGTCCTGGGCGGCGCCGGCCCCGAGTTCGGTTACGAGGCCCTCAACCAGGTCTTCGGGCACCTGCAGCGCGGAGCCCGGCTCCTGTCCATGCACCGCAACCTGTACTGGCGCACCGAACGGGGACTCGACCTCGACACCGGAGCCTTCCTCGAAGGACTCGAGAAGGCGGCCCGCACCGAGGCGCAGGTGACGGGCAAGCCCGCGCCCGCGTTCTTCGCCAGCGCCCTGACCCACCTGGGCGCTGACGCCTCCGAAGCGCTGATGGTCGGCGACGACATCGAATCGGACGTCCTGGCCGCCCAACGCAACGGCATCACCGGGGTCCTGGTGAAGACAGGCAAGTACCTCCCCGAAACCCACCGGAGCGCCTCGGGAACCCCCGACCACGTCCTCGACTCCTTCGCCGGCCTGCCGGACCTGATCGCCGCCCACACCCCCGGCCCCCGCCCCGAACCCGGTGGCGCCTGAGCGATGCGGCGAGGCCTCGGCCACACGGGCTCCCGGTACACGTGACGCAGGTCCATTCCCAGGGGCGGGCCCGCATCGCACGGCAGGCGGCGGACCGACCCGTCCGGCCGGAGCAGCAGGGCCGGCGGGTGCCCGGCCAGGGCGATGCGGCAGCGTCCGGTGCCGCCGTCGTAGACGACACAGGCACAGGTCGCGGCGAGTTCGCCGTCGCTGCTGGTGAACAGCGCGTCCAGGCGGGTCAGCAAGGGGCCGGGCGGCATGCCCACGGACAGCAGTGCGTGTACCGAGGCTCGGTACCGGCCCATGGCCGCGGCGGCGACTCCGTGGCCCATGACGTCGCCAATGCCCAGTCCGATCCTGCCGCCGGGGAGGGCGACCGCGTCGTACCAGTCGCCTCCGGCCAGGTTGTCGTCCTCAGCTGGGTGGTAGCGGTAGGCGAGCTGGAACCAGTTGGCCGATGGCAGGCATGCGGGCAGCAGGTGGCGCTGGAGGGCGAGGGCGGCGAGCCGTTCGCGCCGGTATCGCAGCGCGTTGTCGATGGCAGTGGCCGTGCGGGCCGCGATCTCGCGCGCCAGGAGGACGGCGTCACTGCTGAAGGGGCCTGCCTGCCGCAGGAAAGTGACAGCTCCGAGCAGCCTTCCGACGGCGGTCAGCGGTACCGCGAGGCCGTACCGCGCTGTGACGTCCGCCCTGTCTCCCCCCTCAGACTCGAAGGCGACGGGCTGGGCCGAGTTGAGGCACGCGGCGACCGCCGGGAGCGCCGGGCGTGGCAAAGGCAGTGCGTCCTCGGTCCGGGGCCTCGGCTCCTGCGGGCGAAGGGTCAGACGATGTACGAGGCAGTCCGGTGGCGGGTAGGCGGGTTCACCGGCCGCACGGCCTTCGGTGTCGGCGGTATCAGTGACCGGCTTCACCGCTCTCGCCAGCAGATCTACCGTGACGGTGTCGGCGACTTCGCGGCGATGGCGAGCACCCCCGTGCCTCCCGACAGTGGAACCGCCACCGGCTGCCAGCTGACGCTGCGGCAGGTACCGTCACGGAGGCGAAGCCAGTCGGTACGCACCGAGCCGGCGCTGCGCAGTACCGCGCGGACGAACCCCTTTCCCCGAAACCCCGTGGCGTCCCCGAGCAGAGCCGCATCCCGGCCGATGATCTCCGCATCCCGATAGCCGGTCAGGGCCTCTGCGGCCTCGCTCCACTCCTGAACGCGCCCCTCGGGATCGATGAGCGCGGTGGCCGCCGGGACGGTCTTCAGCCGCTGCAGCGATACCGCACCAGACAGCGGTACACCCTGCCCGCCCGGCTCACCATCCGCAGATGCAGAGCCCATCTCACTCACCACCCGGCCGGAACACCGTGCCTCCGTCACAAGCCGCCTGGCCGAGGACAGCAGCGGCGGATGCGATTACACCGATGAGCCGGCCGGACCGAACGGCGGGCGGCACCTCGTGCAAGGCAGTACGGGCCTCGGCGAACGTGGTCGTCATCACGGACTGCCCAACGACGCCGGGCGGCACTCGGTACGGGCACGGGCGCGGTGGGAGCGCGGGCCGCCTGTCGCGGCCCGACCGGGACGATCACCATGTCCCGCCGAGTCCGTCGAGCTACTCGGCCTGAAACGCGTCTGCAGGGACCTCGAAGACGATCGCGATCCCGTCACGCTCGTTCCCCCGCTCGCCGACGCGGGTGAAACCGAAGCCCGCGATGGTGGCCAGGGAGGCGGTGTTGTCAGAGCTGATCGTGGCCCGCACGGTCCTGACACCGGGTTCGGCGGCGGCCCTGGCGAGCAGCGCCGTCAACATGGCGCGGGCATAGCCCTGGCGGCGGTACCCGGGCACGACGGTGTAGCCGACCTCGACCACCCCGGCCTCGTCCGGCGGCCCGTGGTACCCGGCGTCGCCGACGACGGCCCCGTCCGGCTCGGACACCACGGCCCGCGTGATCCACGGCGCGGCGGACGGGTCCTCGGCGAGCTGGTCAGCGCGATAGCCGAAGATCCAGCGGGCCCGGTCGCAGACGAAGTGTTCGTCAAGGGCGACCCCGGCCTCGGCGCTGCCGCCGGCGAGGTCACCGTCGGCAAGCGCCCGCAGCGCTTTTGCGCTGAGCTCGACGAAGCGGACGCGCTTGGGAATGGAGAGAAGTTCGTTGTTCATCGCGGAGATGCTCACCCAGTTCAGGAGGGCTGTCCATCGCTTTACGGCTGCTCCGTCGATCTGGGAGTCCGCAGATCGGCGGTTCGTCCGCTGTGGCGGGGTGGTGGCCCGGGGCACCCCACGTCGGCCGCCGTACGCGGGACTGACGTAGCGTTCGGGCATGAACATGCCGCCGCCGCCCCAGCAGCCCCCCGGCCCGTACGGGCCCCCGCAGCCCCCGTACGCCGGACAGCAGTACACCGCGCAGCCGTCGCACCAGCAGCCGTTCGCGGGGCAGCCGTACCCGCCGCAGCCGTACCCCGGTCAAGGAGCGTGGGGGCAGCCCCCGATGGGCCCGCCGCGCAAGAAGCGCACCGGCATGGTGATCGGGATCGTCGCGGCTTCGCTGGTGGCGCTCGGCGCCCTCGGTTTCGGGGTGAACCTGCTGAACGAGGCCGGATCCGTTGCGAGCGGAGCCGGCTTCCCCGAGGCCAAGTACCGGCTCACCGTTCCCCAGACCTTGCTGGACGGCAAGTACCAGCTGGTACAGGACCTGTCGGACACCGAGGGCAAGCAAGCCCTGCAAGGCAGTTACGACTCGAAGATCCGCAATCCGAAGCCGGCCGTCGGCCAGTACACCTCCGACTCTGCGAAGGGCGTGAGTGCCCTGGTCATCTCGGGGATGTACGGCCAGTTCAAGGACCCCGAGGGCGCCCGCAAGAAAATGCT from Streptomyces sp. NBC_00190 harbors:
- a CDS encoding DUF6463 family protein, which gives rise to MESGKRLLRWASGIMLLLGTGHLVLLTVFSWADVTGWVDRGVWAAVPLELAGGNGADPTVESLQSHVAFWAGPGSFAVPLILLGCLIRHLAGRGVAVPAGIGWGIAAWCFVGGVLLVPSPYFVGMISGALVILAARRDARSRASRAREHDPA
- a CDS encoding TIGR01458 family HAD-type hydrolase, which produces MERTRAVLIDIDGVLTVSWRALPGAVAAMERLRATGLHLALVTNNTSRTRASIAARLSELGFPVGADDVLTAPAATAAYLRDHCPGARCLLLNSGDVREDLTGVTLVGEGEEADVVVLGGAGPEFGYEALNQVFGHLQRGARLLSMHRNLYWRTERGLDLDTGAFLEGLEKAARTEAQVTGKPAPAFFASALTHLGADASEALMVGDDIESDVLAAQRNGITGVLVKTGKYLPETHRSASGTPDHVLDSFAGLPDLIAAHTPGPRPEPGGA
- a CDS encoding PP2C family protein-serine/threonine phosphatase, which codes for MVTQIDYQSLFAATPSPYLVLDPDLMIVDVNDAYLRATARSRQELVGQYLFDAFPDNPGDPKADGVRNLGASLHRVMRSKDPDTMAVQKYDIPVVSQPGMFEERWWSPINTPVFGPDGDVAWIIHRVEDVTEFVLSRPGQSRHGALGRREAMEAELYARARELQRLNEELRQAHSRERQVAVTLQEAMLHSPDLERHRNVAVRYLPAVGSLNVCGDWYDVVDLPGDCFAVAVGDVVGHGLEAATVMGMLRSALSAAVRALHEPARSLEVLGLYARSVEGALATTAVKAVIDTRRRQITYSSAGHPPPLLLHADGTCAVLDQATDPPLGARPEHATRPQAALSYAPGDTLVLYTDGLIERRGEDIDAGLHRLAEALADYARLDPDDLSDALLTRLEVARGAHDDIALVVVRL
- a CDS encoding PAS domain S-box protein, with translation MGSASADGEPGGQGVPLSGAVSLQRLKTVPAATALIDPEGRVQEWSEAAEALTGYRDAEIIGRDAALLGDATGFRGKGFVRAVLRSAGSVRTDWLRLRDGTCRSVSWQPVAVPLSGGTGVLAIAAKSPTPSR
- a CDS encoding GNAT family N-acetyltransferase yields the protein MNNELLSIPKRVRFVELSAKALRALADGDLAGGSAEAGVALDEHFVCDRARWIFGYRADQLAEDPSAAPWITRAVVSEPDGAVVGDAGYHGPPDEAGVVEVGYTVVPGYRRQGYARAMLTALLARAAAEPGVRTVRATISSDNTASLATIAGFGFTRVGERGNERDGIAIVFEVPADAFQAE
- a CDS encoding SpoIIE family protein phosphatase; the encoded protein is MDAPAPGLGERPEDPFALHNSASAVLDDQGRIVGWSERAQEHLGYLPDEVLGRMAVEFLCDSRDREAVLDAAAACQRDRGWSGVLPVLHRSGRRVELGFRARAVIRAGSAREWFLVVAPAEEVLQWETDRSVLDGMFRRSPIGLSVHAPDLSILRINRALARFTQLSAAEIRGRRAGDFLIGPDLEVFESRLRRVLETGEPLIFTEQPCRLRSDPGHERVVSVSAFRMQDPAGGILGVTQLVEDVTDRYRARRRLALLNRASARIGTTLDLGQTTWELADVAVPVLADAVSVDLLEPVARGEETDVEASGLVRRMAVQSVMAEALQVMYPAGEVFRFDSRTSQARCLAERQPILEPVLQSSPGWYFQDSERTQRAFGLGAHSLIVVPLTARGLLLGLLSLWRARRPEPFEEDDLTLAEEFAARAALCIDNARRYTQQHLAALTLQRSLLPRELPEHSAVEVAHRYLPADAATGVGGDWFDVIPLSGARVALVVGDVVGHGLHAAATMGRLRTAVHTLASLDYAPDEVLSHLDDLVNRLAAEQEPADGRSQGQQIVGATCLYAVYDPISQRCTLARAGHLPPAVVASDGTVSLPDLPEGPPLGLGGLPFEAAELELAEGSLLALYTDGLVEGRGHDLDEGLKRLREALSLPGRSLEETCTAVQDALLPEHPQDDVALLVARTRVLAPEQVASWELPAEPTAAARARELTEATLTRWGLEEVAFTAELVVSELVTNAYRYGGGTPLTLRLIRDRSLICEVSDSSSTAPHLRRARTTDEGGRGLLLVAQLTERWGTRYTRDGKTVWTELPLATASEGHFANAAMPAIDW